The Solibacillus sp. FSL W7-1436 genome window below encodes:
- a CDS encoding NUDIX hydrolase: MTTTYVNWGESRVKLTWEENTLLPQHNLITSVHGFCFQGDQLLLVDLKNRGWDFPGGHIEPEETPEECFKREALEEAYIEGECELLGYVIVDHCENLMWTEGSPYPKIGYQVFYKMNIAKLLPFEGRYESTRRIFIDPNDIFDYYLNWNRLYQKIMDCAIQ, encoded by the coding sequence ATGACGACAACTTATGTTAATTGGGGAGAATCAAGAGTTAAATTAACTTGGGAAGAAAATACGTTACTTCCTCAACATAATTTAATAACAAGTGTACATGGTTTCTGTTTTCAAGGAGACCAACTGTTACTAGTCGACTTAAAGAATCGAGGGTGGGATTTTCCTGGAGGACACATCGAACCAGAGGAAACTCCAGAGGAATGCTTTAAACGTGAAGCTTTGGAAGAAGCGTATATTGAAGGGGAATGTGAGTTATTAGGGTATGTAATTGTTGACCATTGTGAAAATCTAATGTGGACAGAAGGCAGTCCGTATCCTAAAATCGGTTATCAGGTTTTCTACAAAATGAATATCGCAAAATTGTTGCCGTTTGAAGGAAGATATGAATCTACCCGACGTATCTTTATAGACCCTAATGATATTTTCGACTATTATCTAAATTGGAATAGACTTTATCAGAAAATAATGGACTGTGCAATACAATAA
- a CDS encoding RNA polymerase sigma factor → MSKMNPLVLIEEIYNEHYTYLRNFLIGLTKSDAIADDIIQDFFTKILVSPSVVTEVKYMRSWLITGVKNTLLDYYKKKKPELLQDENIIETLLVDNYTPEISTTINNELETILGKLSTSEKAIIIAKEYYGYDYNEIGDLLNIPVSTIKSIVFRMRKRMIKAR, encoded by the coding sequence ATGTCTAAAATGAATCCTTTAGTTCTTATTGAAGAAATATACAATGAGCATTATACGTACCTGAGAAACTTTCTGATAGGTCTTACTAAAAGTGACGCAATAGCTGATGATATTATTCAAGATTTTTTTACAAAAATTTTAGTTTCACCCTCAGTAGTTACAGAAGTTAAGTATATGAGGAGCTGGTTAATAACAGGGGTTAAAAACACTTTGCTTGATTACTATAAAAAGAAGAAGCCTGAGTTGCTTCAAGATGAGAATATTATAGAAACGCTGTTGGTCGACAATTACACGCCCGAAATAAGTACAACAATAAACAACGAACTGGAAACAATTTTAGGCAAGCTATCCACTTCTGAAAAAGCAATTATTATAGCAAAAGAATATTATGGCTATGACTATAATGAAATTGGCGATCTATTAAATATACCAGTTTCTACAATAAAATCGATAGTGTTCAGAATGAGGAAAAGAATGATTAAAGCGAGGTAG
- a CDS encoding CarD family transcriptional regulator — MEVDYLFQIGENIIYPMHGAGIIKAVEEKEILGEKQQCFVIKMTIGNVQITIPKDKISNSSIRPVTNIIDLKHIIHIFQHGKTDELLPWRQRYKVNTDKVKTGKILECAEVVRDLLRMKEENALNTSEKEMLNNTHQFLMSELGLIKGITENQIKSFS; from the coding sequence ATGGAGGTGGATTATTTGTTTCAAATTGGTGAAAACATTATTTATCCAATGCACGGAGCAGGTATCATTAAAGCCGTAGAAGAAAAGGAAATATTAGGGGAAAAGCAACAGTGTTTTGTCATAAAAATGACAATCGGCAATGTGCAAATCACAATCCCTAAGGATAAAATATCGAATTCAAGTATTCGTCCTGTTACTAATATTATTGATTTGAAACACATCATTCATATTTTTCAGCATGGAAAAACCGATGAATTATTGCCGTGGAGACAAAGGTATAAAGTGAACACGGACAAAGTAAAAACGGGTAAAATACTGGAATGTGCTGAAGTTGTACGCGATTTATTGCGTATGAAAGAAGAAAATGCACTAAATACAAGCGAAAAAGAAATGTTAAATAACACACATCAATTTTTGATGAGTGAACTGGGATTAATTAAAGGGATTACTGAAAATCAAATTAAAAGCTTTAGCTAA
- a CDS encoding tetratricopeptide repeat protein, which produces MLLEENNYDEAFSLFKKLARETPSVQSLNNLAWLMLREEENRDDARALLEQALVLNPKSSFPYMMLGEIALHNRQYEKAKNYLQKALMFNETEEATYNLAMAHFHLGEFEQAATVFSCCEGDSGLTQLHEVVSWLNAGHIDKAKALLANWNEEADDYTGAIEIADVYIELGCYNEARVQFEKEWNSCYLAPYIVSRYAYTLWKLKDYDTCRAIIQQAIQQNKEEQIDEQERELEEHWTAQDRDECIKELTEQQQTLEMLWPRLENGVVPPFDYDMYPNGGCQLFGCMQHGHPEYEEVARGEIL; this is translated from the coding sequence ATGCTGTTGGAAGAAAATAATTATGATGAGGCCTTTTCACTATTTAAAAAGCTGGCAAGAGAAACACCGTCTGTTCAGAGTCTTAATAATTTGGCATGGTTAATGCTGCGTGAAGAAGAGAATCGGGATGATGCAAGGGCATTATTAGAGCAAGCGCTTGTCCTTAACCCGAAGTCTTCATTTCCATATATGATGCTCGGTGAAATCGCGTTACATAACAGGCAGTACGAGAAAGCTAAAAACTATTTACAGAAGGCACTCATGTTTAATGAGACGGAGGAAGCGACCTATAATTTAGCAATGGCGCATTTTCATCTCGGTGAGTTTGAGCAGGCAGCGACAGTCTTTTCGTGCTGTGAAGGTGATTCAGGCTTGACGCAATTACACGAGGTCGTAAGTTGGCTGAATGCAGGTCATATTGATAAGGCGAAGGCACTTTTAGCCAATTGGAATGAAGAAGCGGATGATTACACAGGTGCGATAGAAATTGCGGATGTTTACATAGAACTTGGTTGTTACAACGAAGCACGAGTGCAGTTTGAAAAAGAATGGAACAGCTGTTACCTTGCACCTTATATCGTCAGTCGCTATGCATATACCCTGTGGAAATTAAAGGACTACGACACTTGCCGCGCAATTATCCAACAAGCAATTCAACAGAATAAAGAAGAACAAATTGATGAGCAAGAAAGAGAGCTGGAAGAGCATTGGACAGCGCAGGATCGTGACGAGTGCATAAAAGAATTAACCGAACAGCAGCAAACTCTCGAAATGCTATGGCCGCGCTTGGAAAACGGTGTTGTACCGCCCTTTGACTATGATATGTATCCTAACGGCGGCTGTCAGCTATTTGGCTGCATGCAGCATGGACATCCAGAATACGAAGAGGTGGCAAGAGGGGAAATACTGTAG
- a CDS encoding GNAT family N-acetyltransferase has protein sequence MENFPIVKQYSYEYQTQVADLILHIQQQEYNIPITRDDQPDLFKIEEFYQTGNGNFWVAIYNDKVVGTISLLDIGNNRVALRKMFVDKNYRGTKFKTASLLLNTALEWAKEHSVEVIYLGTTPQFLAAHRFYEKNGFTRINPSDLPDSFPVLQVDKLFYQYFVQ, from the coding sequence ATGGAGAACTTCCCCATTGTGAAACAGTATAGTTATGAATATCAAACGCAAGTTGCAGATTTAATTCTTCATATTCAGCAGCAGGAATACAACATTCCGATAACAAGGGATGATCAGCCTGATTTGTTTAAAATAGAAGAATTTTATCAGACAGGGAACGGAAACTTTTGGGTGGCTATTTATAATGACAAAGTAGTTGGCACAATAAGTCTTTTAGATATAGGTAATAATCGCGTTGCCTTAAGGAAGATGTTTGTTGATAAAAATTATCGCGGAACAAAATTTAAAACCGCAAGTCTTTTATTAAATACTGCACTCGAGTGGGCAAAAGAACACTCAGTAGAAGTTATCTATCTAGGAACTACCCCGCAATTTCTGGCCGCTCACCGATTTTATGAAAAGAATGGATTTACAAGAATTAATCCTAGCGATTTACCTGACAGTTTCCCTGTATTACAAGTGGATAAATTATTTTATCAGTATTTCGTTCAATAG
- a CDS encoding cytidine deaminase, whose translation MVDKELYNAVKELVDVRYPSGWGGAAAVRVEDGTIYTSVAPEMINDSTALCMETGAILEAHKFNKKVTHSICLAREDELLPLKVLSPCGICQERLFYWGPQVQCAISNETQAVIYKTLKELQPYHWTDTYYEEMADHWKKL comes from the coding sequence ATGGTAGATAAGGAACTATATAATGCTGTAAAAGAATTAGTCGATGTACGATATCCGAGTGGATGGGGTGGTGCAGCAGCGGTTCGTGTAGAAGACGGGACAATCTATACAAGTGTGGCACCAGAAATGATCAATGATTCAACCGCTCTTTGTATGGAAACGGGTGCGATTTTAGAAGCCCATAAGTTCAATAAAAAAGTTACACATAGTATTTGCCTGGCAAGGGAAGATGAACTTTTACCATTAAAAGTACTTTCGCCTTGTGGTATTTGCCAGGAACGCCTATTTTACTGGGGACCTCAAGTACAATGTGCGATTTCAAATGAAACCCAAGCTGTGATTTATAAAACATTAAAGGAATTGCAGCCATACCATTGGACAGATACATATTACGAAGAAATGGCCGATCATTGGAAGAAATTATAG
- the sspO gene encoding small acid-soluble spore protein O, with translation MSTNNKNNRSTSDEQAIRKNLSRELDHELANEPLTAAERLNNKKTKKRQ, from the coding sequence GTGAGTACTAACAATAAAAACAATCGCAGCACCAGTGATGAGCAAGCAATAAGAAAAAATTTATCAAGGGAGCTTGATCACGAACTGGCAAACGAACCATTGACAGCTGCCGAGAGACTGAATAACAAGAAAACGAAGAAGCGGCAATAA
- a CDS encoding class I SAM-dependent methyltransferase — MEHLLNSMKIIGDDTIQRTQLTHRIELVKTFQVKKGMKVLEIGCGQGDTTVVLADAVGETGHVVAIDFASTEYGAPITLGEAAETISHSPLGQRIDFHFETDFLQMALDEKFDVVVLSHCSWYFESIELLKNYMQKIKQVADRICFAEWDIDYTSDDQRAHFCAANIAALYTAFTENEGNIQNLFHKTQIKELMLGEGCSINVEQTVDASYLQDGAWEVDYSNYLLNEFPEVPTKIQSLIRSYAYLMNEQAKPILSLNSFVLCADF; from the coding sequence TTGGAACATTTATTAAACAGTATGAAAATCATCGGGGACGATACAATCCAACGCACACAATTAACACATCGTATTGAGCTTGTAAAAACCTTTCAAGTTAAGAAAGGTATGAAAGTACTTGAAATCGGATGCGGACAAGGTGACACAACCGTCGTATTGGCAGATGCGGTCGGAGAGACAGGACATGTTGTAGCCATCGATTTTGCCTCAACTGAATATGGTGCCCCGATCACGTTAGGCGAAGCAGCAGAAACAATTTCACACTCGCCTTTAGGACAGCGAATCGACTTCCACTTTGAAACGGACTTTTTGCAAATGGCGCTCGACGAGAAATTTGATGTCGTTGTACTATCCCATTGTTCATGGTATTTCGAAAGTATTGAGCTCTTAAAGAATTACATGCAAAAAATCAAGCAAGTAGCAGATCGAATCTGTTTTGCCGAGTGGGACATCGATTATACATCGGACGACCAGCGTGCCCACTTTTGTGCAGCCAATATTGCTGCGCTCTATACAGCATTTACAGAAAATGAAGGGAATATCCAAAATCTCTTTCATAAAACGCAAATAAAGGAACTCATGCTTGGCGAAGGCTGTTCGATCAATGTTGAGCAAACAGTCGATGCCAGCTATTTGCAGGACGGGGCGTGGGAAGTCGACTACAGCAATTACTTACTAAATGAATTCCCGGAAGTTCCGACTAAAATACAGTCCTTGATCCGCAGTTATGCCTATTTAATGAATGAGCAAGCAAAACCTATTCTATCGTTGAATAGTTTTGTACTGTGCGCTGATTTCTAA
- the guaC gene encoding GMP reductase, whose product MDTVFDYEDIQLIPAKCIVKSRTECDATVTLGDHTFKLPVVPANMQTIIDEQLAEKLAAQGYFYIMHRFQPEKRAQFIRDMHSKGLIASISVGVKDEEYTFIEELKDAQLVPDYITIDIAHGHSNQVIEMIGHIKKHLPNSFVIAGNVGTPEAVRDLENAGADATKVGIGPGKVCITKIKTGFGTGGWQLAALRWCAKAASKPIIADGGIRTHGDIAKSVRFGASMVMIGSLFAGHEESPGQTVEIDGKQVKEYFGSASEFQKGERKNVEGKKMYVDSKGSIFDTLTEMEQDLQSSISYAGGKTLSAIRTVDYAIVKNSIFNGDKI is encoded by the coding sequence ATAGATACAGTTTTTGATTATGAAGATATTCAATTAATCCCAGCAAAGTGCATCGTGAAAAGTCGTACGGAATGTGATGCAACAGTAACTTTGGGTGACCATACATTTAAACTTCCGGTAGTTCCGGCAAATATGCAAACAATTATTGATGAGCAATTAGCAGAAAAATTGGCAGCACAAGGCTATTTCTATATTATGCACCGTTTCCAGCCTGAAAAGCGCGCGCAATTCATCCGTGATATGCACAGCAAAGGCTTGATTGCCTCGATTTCTGTGGGTGTAAAAGATGAAGAATATACATTCATCGAAGAGCTGAAAGATGCTCAGCTTGTACCGGATTATATTACGATCGATATCGCACACGGTCATTCAAATCAAGTAATCGAAATGATCGGCCATATTAAAAAGCATTTACCGAACAGCTTTGTCATTGCAGGTAATGTGGGTACTCCTGAAGCAGTACGTGACCTTGAAAATGCAGGTGCGGATGCGACAAAAGTTGGGATCGGACCAGGTAAAGTATGTATTACGAAAATTAAAACAGGCTTTGGTACAGGCGGCTGGCAATTGGCAGCACTTCGCTGGTGTGCAAAAGCAGCTTCAAAACCGATTATCGCGGACGGCGGTATTCGTACACATGGCGACATTGCCAAATCAGTGCGTTTCGGTGCATCAATGGTAATGATCGGTTCACTATTTGCAGGTCATGAAGAATCACCGGGCCAAACAGTGGAAATCGACGGCAAACAAGTGAAAGAATACTTCGGTTCTGCATCGGAATTCCAAAAAGGCGAGCGTAAAAACGTTGAAGGCAAGAAAATGTACGTCGACTCAAAAGGTTCGATTTTCGATACGCTAACTGAAATGGAGCAAGATCTGCAGTCATCTATTTCATATGCAGGCGGTAAAACATTATCTGCAATCCGTACTGTTGATTATGCGATAGTTAAAAATTCAATTTTCAATGGCGATAAAATTTAA
- a CDS encoding 2-isopropylmalate synthase has product MSRKIWVFDTTLRDGEQVPGAKLNLYEKVEIAQQLKKLGVDIIEAGFPASSQGDFEAVKAVAQKVGQNTDMMITALARAVKNDIDSVYNAVKYADNPMIHMVLGTSDIHVEKKFSKSKDQILQIGVDAVKYAKTLLPQVQYSTEDASRSDFEYLWKTIEAVMKAGATMINVPDTVGYAEPEQWGEMIAKLNYRMKNLDDSVLLSVHCHNDLGMATANTLAAVKNGADKIEVTMNGIGERAGNAALEEVVMAIKTRGDVYDVFTDINTKEIMNTSRLVSSFMGLDVQVNKAITGDNAFAHSSGIHQDGLLKSRDAYEIVHPEDVGLDDMELVLTARSGRHAVKNALSKLGFADFTDEEFEGIFESFLKLADSKKEVYNHDLYVIVESYYEKTEKNNPNKESYSDQFYDIEDLQIISNAAFPSASVKIRRGEDVFKSSAVGSGPIDALYSAIADVTGIKVKLVEYNISSVSRGQEALGKVKIIIEYGGENYIAKAADTDILKASAMAYINAVNSVIVAKIAPQTVTTTATV; this is encoded by the coding sequence ATGAGCAGAAAAATTTGGGTTTTTGATACGACATTACGTGATGGTGAGCAAGTACCTGGGGCTAAACTGAATTTATATGAAAAAGTGGAAATTGCCCAGCAGTTAAAAAAGCTCGGTGTTGATATTATCGAAGCCGGATTCCCAGCATCTTCACAAGGTGATTTTGAAGCAGTAAAAGCTGTGGCACAGAAGGTTGGTCAAAATACGGATATGATGATTACAGCACTTGCACGTGCAGTGAAAAATGATATCGATTCCGTATATAATGCGGTGAAATACGCAGATAATCCAATGATTCATATGGTTTTAGGAACATCTGATATTCATGTGGAGAAAAAGTTCAGTAAATCGAAAGACCAGATTCTGCAAATCGGAGTAGATGCAGTGAAATACGCGAAAACACTGCTGCCGCAAGTACAATATTCAACGGAAGATGCATCCCGCTCTGATTTTGAATACCTTTGGAAAACGATTGAAGCCGTCATGAAAGCCGGCGCTACGATGATCAATGTACCGGATACAGTCGGGTATGCCGAGCCGGAACAGTGGGGCGAAATGATTGCCAAACTGAACTACCGAATGAAAAACCTGGACGATTCCGTACTGCTTTCAGTTCACTGTCATAACGATTTAGGTATGGCGACTGCCAATACGTTAGCGGCGGTCAAAAATGGTGCTGATAAAATAGAAGTAACGATGAACGGGATTGGCGAACGTGCCGGAAACGCGGCATTAGAAGAAGTCGTGATGGCGATTAAGACGCGCGGTGATGTGTACGATGTGTTTACAGATATTAATACGAAAGAAATTATGAATACGTCTCGCTTAGTGTCAAGCTTCATGGGACTTGATGTGCAAGTGAACAAAGCGATTACTGGTGATAATGCCTTTGCCCATTCATCGGGTATCCATCAGGACGGACTACTGAAATCACGCGATGCATATGAAATCGTTCACCCGGAAGATGTAGGACTTGATGATATGGAGCTTGTATTAACAGCACGTTCTGGCCGTCATGCAGTGAAAAATGCGCTTTCCAAACTTGGCTTTGCAGACTTTACGGACGAAGAGTTTGAAGGCATTTTTGAAAGCTTCCTGAAACTGGCCGATTCGAAAAAAGAAGTTTACAACCATGATTTATATGTCATTGTTGAAAGCTACTATGAAAAAACAGAGAAGAACAATCCGAATAAGGAATCGTACTCTGATCAGTTTTATGATATTGAAGACTTACAGATTATTTCAAACGCTGCCTTCCCTTCAGCCAGCGTAAAAATCCGACGCGGGGAAGATGTATTCAAATCAAGTGCGGTCGGTTCCGGTCCGATTGACGCTCTTTACTCAGCTATAGCGGATGTAACAGGAATCAAGGTGAAGCTTGTCGAATACAACATCAGTTCCGTATCACGCGGTCAGGAAGCGTTAGGGAAAGTAAAAATAATAATCGAATACGGCGGAGAGAACTATATCGCAAAAGCAGCAGATACCGATATTTTAAAAGCTTCTGCAATGGCCTATATTAATGCGGTAAACAGTGTCATCGTCGCAAAAATTGCCCCGCAAACTGTTACAACGACAGCTACAGTATAA
- a CDS encoding LLM class flavin-dependent oxidoreductase: MKLSILDQVPISKGMTSTEALANAVKLAQLGDEHGYERIWFAEHHNTTSLASSAPEVTAAYVAAKTERIRVGTGGIMMMHYSPYKVAEVFKTLAALAPGRIDFGAGRAPGGDMPAMTALASGRRPDLTEQYDKLEVILRLMNEQRTGEAVYDNVVAAPFKIQLPQSWLLGSSGQSAKKAGEAGVGYSFAQFFNGQMSKGIFDAYRNSFQPSYFMEQPQIITTYAISVAETAEEAEYLSMPMQITRLNLMRGKLLTVLSPEEANDYPLTEMDKMILEENRSLMLIGSAEDVANQIREEQAYYGFDEAMINCNLYTIDQRLNSYRLLMEQFKK; encoded by the coding sequence ATGAAACTTAGTATATTAGATCAAGTACCAATTTCCAAAGGCATGACATCAACCGAAGCACTAGCTAATGCAGTGAAGCTCGCCCAACTTGGTGATGAGCACGGTTATGAACGAATCTGGTTTGCAGAGCACCATAACACAACTTCCCTTGCCAGCTCCGCTCCTGAAGTAACAGCTGCCTATGTCGCTGCGAAAACAGAGCGCATCCGTGTCGGAACGGGCGGCATTATGATGATGCATTATTCTCCATATAAAGTGGCCGAAGTATTTAAAACATTGGCAGCGTTGGCACCAGGCCGAATCGATTTCGGTGCAGGCCGCGCTCCAGGCGGGGATATGCCGGCAATGACCGCTCTTGCCAGCGGACGCAGACCTGACCTGACGGAACAATACGATAAACTCGAAGTAATTTTACGTTTAATGAATGAACAACGTACAGGTGAAGCGGTTTATGATAATGTTGTCGCCGCGCCTTTCAAAATACAGCTGCCGCAAAGCTGGCTGCTTGGATCAAGCGGACAAAGCGCGAAAAAAGCTGGTGAAGCGGGTGTCGGCTATTCGTTTGCCCAGTTCTTCAATGGACAAATGTCTAAAGGGATTTTCGATGCATACCGCAACAGTTTCCAGCCTTCGTACTTTATGGAACAGCCGCAAATTATTACGACATATGCAATCAGTGTAGCTGAAACGGCGGAAGAAGCGGAATACTTATCGATGCCGATGCAAATTACCCGCCTGAACTTGATGCGTGGTAAGCTTCTCACAGTGCTTTCTCCTGAAGAAGCAAATGACTATCCGCTTACTGAGATGGATAAAATGATTTTGGAGGAAAACCGTTCGCTTATGCTGATCGGTTCTGCCGAAGATGTTGCGAATCAGATTAGAGAAGAACAGGCATACTACGGCTTTGATGAAGCGATGATCAACTGTAATCTATATACGATCGATCAGCGTCTGAACAGCTACCGTCTATTAATGGAACAGTTCAAAAAATAA
- a CDS encoding YdcF family protein, with translation MKRIIFALLFIVLILVLIFYWLDYEMNAALKNEADGTNEFAVILGAKVKPGGIPSQSLKNRLDAAVDYLQKYPAVKAIVTGGQGADEDRTEASVMADYLIKHGIAEDRVLLEDQSTTTYENLLFAKKLLPENTASITIISNDFHLKRATILARKLGLKADVVAAPTPKVVNTKSRIRERLAIIKAYTRGQ, from the coding sequence TTGAAAAGAATTATTTTTGCACTATTATTTATTGTACTTATCCTCGTATTAATATTCTACTGGCTTGACTATGAAATGAATGCTGCGTTAAAAAATGAGGCTGATGGGACCAATGAGTTTGCTGTCATTTTAGGCGCAAAAGTGAAACCAGGAGGCATCCCTTCCCAGTCACTTAAAAACCGTTTAGATGCCGCAGTGGATTATCTTCAAAAATATCCCGCTGTAAAAGCGATTGTTACAGGTGGCCAGGGGGCTGATGAAGATCGTACAGAAGCATCGGTCATGGCGGACTATTTAATCAAACACGGGATTGCTGAAGATCGTGTCTTATTGGAAGATCAGTCTACTACAACATATGAAAATTTGTTGTTCGCAAAAAAACTGTTGCCCGAAAATACAGCGAGCATCACGATCATTTCAAATGATTTCCACCTGAAACGCGCGACCATTCTTGCCCGAAAACTCGGTCTAAAAGCAGATGTTGTGGCAGCCCCTACGCCAAAAGTCGTCAATACAAAATCACGTATTCGCGAACGCTTGGCGATCATTAAGGCCTATACGAGAGGCCAATAA
- a CDS encoding TDT family transporter — protein MRNLFQVVPIPISGLMLGLVSLGNLFLSMDKATLGHVCFFTGIFLFLLIIGKLIFAFSSILAEMQNPIIASVSPTFTMGTLSISSGLHYYGVSEFVIHMIWILAATTQIFIIFYFIRTFIWKKRITVSDIYPSWLIMFVGTAVIPLTASDLSSIFTKAIVIFSICSFTVLVPILIFRVFIRKDLPEPTIPMLTILTAPASISLAAYFQQFESQFGIVLTLFIVAQILYLLVLSKLPGALQLPFYPSYAAFTFPLVISATATYEVIRYFGQNGMATSWLETYFYFQLTFSAIIVFYVFFRYINYLSVQVRQQRRVIREEKEAIS, from the coding sequence GTGAGAAATTTATTTCAAGTCGTCCCAATTCCGATCAGTGGGCTAATGCTCGGACTGGTTTCATTGGGAAATTTATTTTTAAGTATGGACAAAGCCACTCTTGGTCACGTCTGTTTTTTTACAGGAATCTTTTTATTTCTATTGATCATTGGAAAACTGATTTTTGCATTTTCCAGTATCCTTGCAGAAATGCAAAATCCGATTATCGCATCCGTGTCCCCCACTTTTACGATGGGTACTTTATCGATAAGCAGCGGGTTGCACTATTACGGTGTAAGTGAATTCGTTATACATATGATCTGGATTCTTGCTGCAACGACTCAAATCTTTATTATCTTTTATTTTATTCGAACTTTTATTTGGAAAAAAAGGATTACAGTATCGGATATTTATCCAAGCTGGCTTATTATGTTTGTCGGAACTGCCGTTATCCCATTAACAGCGAGTGATCTTTCAAGCATATTCACAAAAGCGATTGTCATTTTCTCGATCTGTTCTTTCACTGTATTAGTGCCGATTCTTATTTTCCGTGTATTTATCCGAAAAGATTTGCCGGAGCCTACGATTCCGATGCTGACGATTTTAACCGCGCCCGCTTCTATCAGTTTAGCTGCCTATTTCCAGCAGTTTGAAAGTCAATTCGGGATTGTTCTGACATTATTCATTGTCGCGCAAATATTGTATCTTTTAGTACTGTCGAAATTACCGGGCGCATTACAGCTGCCTTTTTATCCAAGCTATGCTGCCTTTACGTTTCCGTTGGTTATTTCTGCTACTGCCACTTATGAAGTCATTCGTTATTTCGGACAAAACGGGATGGCGACAAGCTGGCTGGAAACGTATTTTTATTTTCAATTAACATTCTCTGCAATTATTGTTTTTTATGTTTTTTTCCGTTATATCAACTACTTGTCCGTACAGGTACGACAACAGCGCAGAGTCATTCGGGAAGAAAAAGAAGCCATTTCATAA
- a CDS encoding DMT family transporter: MAWVYLIFAGLFEVGGVIGMNKVAQKKSFGSYAFLIGSFIFSFSLLSLAMKELPMGVAYAVWTGIGTVGGTLVGMFIYNESKDWKRILFISFIIIAVVGLKITQ, from the coding sequence ATGGCTTGGGTATATTTAATTTTTGCTGGCCTTTTTGAAGTCGGCGGTGTTATCGGAATGAATAAAGTTGCCCAGAAAAAGTCATTCGGCTCCTATGCATTTCTGATCGGCTCCTTTATCTTCAGTTTCTCGCTCCTTTCATTGGCAATGAAAGAATTGCCGATGGGCGTTGCCTATGCTGTATGGACAGGGATCGGCACAGTCGGCGGTACACTTGTAGGAATGTTTATCTATAACGAATCCAAAGACTGGAAAAGGATTCTATTTATTTCGTTTATTATTATTGCGGTTGTCGGATTAAAAATTACGCAGTAG
- a CDS encoding DMT family transporter, producing the protein MTKYWILVLLAGIIEIIWAMGLKYANTVWLWIGVAALIVVSFYILIIATEKLPVATVYAVFTGIGTAGTVIAETVIFNEPFSFTKIGFIGLLLIGVIGLKLISNEPEEARDA; encoded by the coding sequence ATGACAAAATACTGGATACTCGTCCTCTTGGCAGGCATCATCGAAATTATTTGGGCAATGGGACTGAAATACGCAAACACAGTGTGGCTATGGATCGGCGTTGCCGCATTGATTGTTGTATCGTTTTATATATTAATCATCGCAACAGAAAAACTACCGGTCGCTACCGTTTATGCGGTGTTTACAGGGATCGGTACAGCCGGTACTGTCATTGCGGAAACGGTCATTTTCAACGAGCCGTTCAGCTTCACAAAAATCGGCTTTATTGGATTATTATTAATCGGTGTCATTGGGTTAAAACTCATTTCAAATGAACCGGAAGAAGCGAGGGATGCATAA